A single genomic interval of Leishmania panamensis strain MHOM/PA/94/PSC-1 chromosome 25 sequence harbors:
- a CDS encoding hypothetical protein (TriTrypDB/GeneDB-style sysID: LpmP.25.1650), translating into MSSAAASCATRPLSGVRVFLHIRRSSADEDVGWGNLSSSGIDCAKKRKRDSNRDSARDVLRTARAHAQQLGATLALSEATADLVVFHRGSASFLEAAHMKFKTVVRPDYLAACVAAEERVNIAPYVVTPTGSATATMCITPARKSAGISSAVPSSHTSASSPGNSRSAVSAADDIPNSTGRSTRSSRPAGRGAAAAPSSASTSSPSRATHSPLKSEAKTDTPAEGSTSPPLLYRLLLFDDNEDGAKADGQQRGPAALARMLTACEGGAVADTAASSSAPQVMPSTTTNSGTTKLYHLLDDMPNNKANAVRCAVRKPQRDGAGGQQRLDNSLTFHSSSNSSALTQERIIATRTKRGPHQTSTAAVGLDEVAARQSSTDTVSTPRLTPSSRHEVGSGGSQGVSAVMLPCRSRSSGNERIATAVERREADMEEEEMIRHTVLRSTATAAVTQRRERPPKQADSAPKPANTVSLLVGSVAGDQNAMAKRDRDPFLSSEGSTQQQLLPSVASTLSLGELSDGEMAITQPLATSPLKAFTAAAQPQTPSAVSRAPTGATAKRLRNSSRADGPTEGSAHHTHATPSAKAQGLRQRRIKQENAVDGAAHEKASKSRKQGQPQQQQKRQLCARQRRRVSNRGRAEVPSDLECTLTAESPFSMTFTDLALLCRLAAEDEGGGATASELCVHIFLDDVSDVNGDAASAASLSFFLRDVVEQLGAACDILGGDADSRGHSCWFGRQRRTRARRRPTHLVVSPRAALTPDILYCKAVGIPILTPQWLYDAIALGAFPSILPHVHAHPVYGDQHVGDAAVAVVGTSVTAACVPRRDGHLGAEEDNGDGGRGEAVWASAKVTLSSISSHSGGSAAVPRARTPAAAPEAQCPPRCGSSSTLRQLHKEVADEYIPAGEQALRPFYAPIFQDRMFYLYVPPLDLANASATGGNAGPLRARGVSHNSRSGSYLGDATAALTQVTELLRVLGGTVTRNVASTYLDLVIDLTGFYENMVELGLTTREQQGQTRPLRQSLSCAFQEALQRVSLRPVSLNGGAAATTPVAPPMAPPVVGIAWLIHSILTRRWTAADTFVLAGHPLAAQLAAMHLRARVDSTVAAGATASHEDATGSGAVAAPVVEDALVAAGAPAAMDTHTPPAPPSHDEAAESPSSSLWSAVMEEAAVSHLKKTRGPQSALKHTIHPLGTQEIATMLGDAQLQSLDVPDTVVPSTSAPAYPPQQPATTLLWVREEDSLSFARIQYSDGDCDNDVV; encoded by the coding sequence atgtcttctgctgccgcctcctgcgccacccgccctctctctggAGTGCGCGTTTTCTTGCACATCCGCCGTAGCTCCGCTGACGAAGACGTAGGATGGGGGAATCTCAGTAGCAGTGGTATCGACTGCGCCaagaagcgcaagagagaCAGTAACCGAGACTCTGCCAGGGATGTACTGCGCACCGCACGTGcgcatgcgcagcagctgggcgCCACGCTTGCCCTGAGTGAGGCCACCGCGGATTTGGTTGTCTtccaccgcggcagcgcgtcTTTCCTAGAGGCTGCGCACATGAAATTCAAGACAGTAGTTCGTCCAGACTACCTTGCTgcgtgcgtcgctgccgaaGAGCGAGTGAACATAGCCCCCTACGTCGTCACGCCGACCGGCAGCGCGACGGCAACCATGTGCATCACCCCAGCACGCAAGTCTGCTGGAATCTCCTCCGCTGTCCCCTCATCTCATACCTCAGCCTCCTCACCTGGAAATAGTCGTAGTGCAGTGTCCGCCGCTGACGACATCCCTAACAGCACTGGTAGGAGTACGAGGAGTAGTAGGCCAGCTGggcgaggtgcagctgccgcccccTCGTCtgcctccaccagctccCCCTCGCGTGCAACGCATAGTCCGCTGAAATCCGAGGCCAAAACGGACACACCAGCCGAAGGCTCTACAAGCCCCCCTCTGCTTTACCGCTTGCTTCTTTTCGATGACAATGAAGACGGTGCCAAGGCAGATGGACAGCAGCGCGGGCCTGCAGCTCTTGCAAGGATGCTGACGGCGTGTGAGGGAGGTGCAGTCGCAGAcaccgctgcttcttcctcaGCCCCTCAGGTCATGCCCAGtaccaccaccaacagcgGTACCACAAAGCTGTATCATCTCCTTGATGACATGCCTAACAACAAGGCAAATGCCGTACGCTGCGCAGTAAGAAAGCCCCAACGCGACGGTGCAGGAGGTCAGCAAAGACTGGACAATTCGCTCACAtttcacagcagcagcaacagcagtgcaCTGACTCAGGAAAGAATAATTGCGACTCGTACGAAGCGAGGTCCCCACCAGACTagcacggcggcggtagGACTGGACGAGGTCGCTGCTCGGCAGTCTAGCACCGACACCGTCTCCACACCGCGGCTCACCCCGTCGTCTCGACACGAAGTCGGTAGTGGCGGAAGTCAAGGCGTGAGTGCTGTAATGCTGCCCTGcagaagccgcagcagcggaaacGAGCGAATTGCTACCGCAGTGGAAAGGCGGGAGGCAGAtatggaggaagaagaaatgaTTCGCCATACGGTGCTGCgctcgacggcgacggctgccGTGACTCAACGAAGGGAACGACCTCCCAAGCAAGCTGACTCGGCCCCCAAGCCGGCGAACACGGTATCGTTGCTTGTGGGCAGTGTGGCCGGCGACCAAAACGCGATGGCAAAGCGAGACCGAGACCCTTTCTTGAGCTCCGAAGGTAGcacgcaacagcagctgctgccatcaGTGGCGTCAACGCTGTCCCTGGGTGAGCTAAGTGATGGGGAGATGGCCATCACTCAGCCGCTTGCCACCTCCCCCCTAAAAGCGTTCACGGCTGCCGCACAGCCGCAGACGCCATCAGCAGTATCCAGGGCACCGACTGGAGCGACTGCAAAGCGACttcgcaacagcagcagggcagACGGCCCTACGGAAGGGTCGGCGCATCACACCCATGCAACGCCTTCCGCCAAGGCGCAAGGTCTTCGCCAGAGACGAATAAAGCAAGAAAATGCGGTGgacggcgcagctcacgAAAAGGCGAGTAAGTCACGGAAACAAGGGCAgccgcaacaacaacagaagcGCCAGCTTTGTGCGCGCCAACGTCGTCGTGTCTCAAACCGAGGTAGGGCTGAGGTCCCATCCGACCTCGAGTGCACTCTCACCGCGGAGTCGCCCTTCTCCATGACCTTCACAGacctcgctctcctctgtcgACTGGCCGCGgaggatgagggagggggggcgacgGCCTCTGAGTTGTGCGTGCACATATTCCTCGATGACGTTTCAGACGTCAATGGCGATGCAGCCTCAGCGGcgtcgctttctttttttctgcgcGACGTTGTGGAGCAGCTGGGTGCCGCGTGTGACATCctcggcggcgacgccgacagCAGAGGACATTCGTGCTGGTTTGGTCGACAaagacgcacgcgcgcgagaCGGAGGCCGACGCACCTTGTCGTGAGCCCGCGCGCTGCTCTCACGCCGGACATTCTGTACTGCAAGGCGGTAGGCATCCCAATTCTAACGCCGCAGTGGCTCTATGATGCGATAGCGTTGGGGGCATTTCCGTCAATCTTGCCGCACGTCCACGCTCACCCTGTGTACGGGGATCAGCATGTaggcgacgcggcggtggccgtggTGGGCACCTCAGTCACTGCTGCCTGTGTCCCTCGTCGCGACGGGCATCTTGGGGCCGAGGAAGACAATGgagatggagggaggggagaggccgTGTGGGCTAGCGCTAAAGTCACGCTGTCGTCGATTTCaagccacagcggcggcagcgcagcagtgcctcgAGCGAGAACACCTGCGGCTGCCCCTGAAGCGCAGTGTCCTCCACGTTGTGGAAGCTCCTCCACATTGCGACAGCTCCacaaggaggtggcggatgAGTACATCCCGGCTGgcgagcaggcgctgcgacCGTTCTACGCGCCTATCTTCCAAGACCGTATGTTCTACCTCTACGTCCCTCCGCTGGACCTGGCGAATGCCAGCGCGACTGGCGGCAACGCCGGGCCGCTACGTGCAAGGGGAGTGAGTCACAACAGCCGCAGTGGGAGCTACCTGGGAGACGCAACGGCTGCCTTGACGCAGGTgacagagctgctgcgcgttcTTGGTGGTACGGTGACACGTAACGTGGCGAGCACCTACCTAGACCTCGTGATCGACCTGACCGGCTTTTACGAGAACATGGTAGAGCTGGGACTGACAACAAGAGAACAGCAGGGCCAGACTCGCCCGCTCCGCCAGTCTCTCAGCTGCGCCTTTCAAGAAGCCCTACAGCGCGTCTCGCTGCGGCCTGTTTCCTTgaacggcggtgctgctgcgaccaCGCCTGTCGCGCCACCAATGGCCCCGCCGGTTGTGGGGATCGCTTGGCTTATCCATTCGATTCTTACACGCCGATGGACGGCAGCGGACACCTTTGTCTTGGCTGGGCACCCTCTAGCTGCGCAGCTTGCTGCCATGCACCTGCGCGCGCGGGTCGACAGCACTGTGGCTGCTGGGGCAACAGCTTCTCACGAGGATGCGACGGGGAgtggcgctgttgcggcaCCGGTAGTCGAGGATGCGCTCGTTGCGGCGGGTGCACCAGCTGCaatggacacacacacgccaccagcgccgccgtcgcacgATGAAGCCGCTGAGTCACCGAGCAGCTCTCTCTGGTCCGCTGTGATGGAAGAAGCTGCTGTTTCGCACCTCAAGAAGACGCGAGGTCCGCAATCCGCACTGAAGCATACGATTCATCCGCTCGGGACACAGGAAATAGCGACAATGCTgggcgatgcgcagctgcagtctcTCGACGTGCCTGATACAGTCGTGCCATCCACATCAGCACCTGCGTATCCACCTCAGCAGCCCGCCACGACTCTGCTCtgggtgagggaggaagacagCCTCAGCTTTGCCCGTATACAATACAGCGACGGCGATTGTGACAATGACGTCGTGTGA
- a CDS encoding casein kinase I, putative (TriTrypDB/GeneDB-style sysID: LpmP.25.1640) — MAVSSEPYQPTGKEVPFGRGRFLLSHRLGNGSFGDIFEGYDKQSQRIVAVKLERKKARYPQLSYESKVYRVLHQPPLGQNEVSLKQLLMESLNYSGAGSFHGATAQGSSNINPSASAKAIQVQHCKSLEDRIVVGIPQIYYFDSEGDYNIMVMEMCGPSLEDVFNYCHRRFSLKTVLMIADQLLHRIQYFHEKGFVHRDIKPENFVLGCRSKAHILYIIDYGLSKLYWEVKKNSHIPFVEGRPLTGTARYCSINVHRGFEQSRRDDLESIGFLFVYFLRGNLPWQGIQTKDQQIKTIKIGETKIATPLEVLCKGLPKEFLKYCQYCRALTFTQKPDYDNLRRLFRELGERLGLTLPMPGAPSGNLSAAHRTAVSLPNPLAASALLATDATSATESRLLSVVSGSTLNSRHSQQCHAPSTVAAPLLLTSEDFDPMRGPYDWCFDWFCKRQMEVSKGTEEQSRRQWGHAQPSAVASGNSELRLEDVSDVEGSTQTKSTNFGSHRPPLRNLLQSGRLRV, encoded by the coding sequence ATGGCCGTCTCATCTGAGCCATATCAGCCGACCGGCAAGGAAGTCCCATTTGGGAGAGGCCGCTTTCTTCTCAGCCACCGCCTCGGCAATGGCTCCTTTGGCGACATCTTCGAAGGCTACGATAAGCAGAGCCAACGCATCGTCGCAGTGAAGCTGGAGCGCAAAAAAGCGCGCTACCCGCAGCTGTCCTACGAAAGTAAGGTGTACCGCGTGCTGCATCAGCCGCCGCTTGGGCAAAATGAAGTGAGCCTGAAGCAACTTCTCATGGAGAGCCTCAActacagcggcgccggcagtTTTCACGGTGCCACGGCgcagggcagcagcaacatcaaCCCGTCAGCGAGCGCCAAGGCCATCCAGGTGCAGCATTGTAAATCGTTAGAGGACAGGATCGTCGTCGGCATCCCGCAAATTTACTACTTCGACAGTGAGGGCGACTACAACATTATGGTGATGGAGATGTGTGGCCCCTCGCTCGAGGACGTCTTTAActactgccaccgccgcttctccctcAAAACAGTCCTCATGATTGCcgatcagctgctgcatcgcattCAGTACTTCCACGAGAAGGGCTTCGTGCACCGTGACATCAAGCCGGAGAACTTTGTGCTTGGCTGCCGGTCCAAGGCGCACATCCTCTACATCATCGACTACGGGCTTTCCAAGCTCTATTGGGAGGTGAAGAAAAACAGCCACATACCTTTTGTGGAGGGCCGCCCGCTGACCGGGACAGCGCGCTACTGTAGCATCAATGTGCACCGCGGCTTCGAGCAGAGTCGCCGTGATGACCTCGAGTCCATCGGATTTCTCTTTGTTTACTTTCTGCGAGGCAACCTTCCCTGGCAGGGGATCCAGACGAAGGACCAGCAGATCAAAACAATCAAGATAGGTGAGACCAAGATTGCGAcgccgctggaggtgctgtgcAAGGGACTACCTAAGGAGTTTCTCAAGTACTGCCAGTACTGCCGTGCCTTGACCTTCACGCAGAAGCCAGACTATGACAACCTGCGGCGCCTGTTCCGAGAACTAGGCGAGCGGCTCGGGCTGACACTGCCCATGCCTGGCGCGCCCAGTGGTAACCTCTCCGCAGCACACCGCACCGCCGTGAGCCTGCCCAACCCGCTCGCAGCGTCTGCTTTGTTGGCTACCGACGCCACATCCGCAACTGAGTCGCGTCTGCTGAGTGTTGTGAGTGGGTCTACTCTGAACAGCCGGCACAGCCAGCAGTGTCACGCCcccagcaccgtcgcagcaCCGCTCCTGCTGACTTCCGAAGACTTTGATCCAATGCGCGGCCCATATGACTGGTGCTTCGACTGGTTCTGCAAGCGCCAGATGGAGGTCAGCAAGGGGACAGAGGAACAGTCCCGGCGGCAGTGGGGGCATGCCCAGCCGTCGGCTGTCGCGTCTGGCAACAGCGAACTGCGCCTCGAAGACGTTTCTGACGTGGAGGGCTCGACACAAACGAAGAGCACCAACTTTGGCAGTCACCGTCCGCCGCTTCGTAATCTGCTGCAGTCGGGTCGCCTACGTGTGTAg
- a CDS encoding hypothetical protein (TriTrypDB/GeneDB-style sysID: LpmP.25.1660), which produces MGSPYIRCPTPSLAKEALHLEWAFGLNSDYKAGIHNLSSGGSGGTGRGRSQEQQQRKVFYTLAHTGILYDAIHNTQKHLLGHRYSISSSCCSHNHRFIVTADEGDVTVRRRIQQQVVLTQSVKGHSGVAPEDVEEEELREEAAMLVDPSLAKRDDEEDGSTMIVWDSATALPLKVIATGKYGGVLSVSMSPDGQYLATLNRRDPQEIMIWAWTQTNSAAGGAAPGSVNLLADVGVAPVFVRRIAARDEQTFISFSQDHPELLCTNGLRRVIFWSWREGVLKYYSPPILQRRLRASVGNFTQTVYLPGTMMACSGTVDGDVVLWSLQPQDRVIKEQDKSLLKMVRVHNGGVTFITTVQGYIVTGGMDGIVKFLDAKLRLVAWFDDLNGGPIVSISLDCVPSVVTVEEARTLAQEQVDGHLLTEGTAAANLFTAPDFMVSTAHSMIIDVSAKAFHTPGDAAHAGSKPAARGRLIVQGQDRAVQCLAAHPHLPRLAIGGYSGNLHLWDYCEKRVVLLSLFRNLLIRCMTFDPLGKWLVVGFTNGVIKVLDAETLEEEQTIRPITNTTAVGTATGGDATATGAAVDTTPSSSQGKGKQSIAAQQQQSTVRKAAASVEEICFSPDSLLMATANNDGSVGLYEYVNTHATTKKAEWQLVGHHKTHNAPICGLHFGAHTTGLEGALRLLSVGGDKRLIEYELVDSSPETGLLLRTAHKISQESTPTGFAWLPGGCSLLDTASQPRGFFESYDDGDDDGAEDGSVTHERGGRDKPDRAEAEAGGGGSGKDMLDMLLIATREYKFQVYLSNWSRQCVKTVLAPTFGGPVTRMAVVPVAKQSAVPASSFSSSPPPSHCLVYATKEKVIGLTQLPLRGDPCGSIGILAHPGSITSMVTSHDGAVVFTAGGPDQAVMQWRVRGDCIMSPSEWTTVVQCREKGGVPLPHLVGAVEGGAEGELMNEVVDYFYYAQIRAQGEETTAKRVLLGAIPFSQMPNLLRSLCYYPSEQEIGHLTYEVANMYGPRDEPLAEVDVDAILLDFSQFMRFYINYRPVFGITRQDIEAAFRALGADSVTGEINRDRLFHLLATEGEPLKPNEVAAALTSLLGDGIRLEMLEDAITARAFAENLLGFEDYDNELGPDSNGQRGNGVDGEDDYDSGSDICAAGDEVDIKASA; this is translated from the coding sequence ATGGGAAGTCCGTACATCCGTTgtcccactccctcccttgcGAAGGAAGCGCTGCACCTTGAGTGGGCCTTCGGCCTCAACAGCGACTACAAGGCTGGAATCCACAAcctcagcagtggcggcagcggaggcacTGGCCGAGGTAGAAGCcaagaacagcagcagcgaaaggTCTTCTACACGCTGGCGCACACCGGCATCTTGTATGATGCAATCCACAACACGCAGAAGCACCTCCTGGGGCACCGGTactccatcagcagcagctgctgcagtcacAATCACCGCTTCATCGTGACAGCGGACGAGGGCGATGTCAcggtgcgccggcgcattcagcagcaggtggtgcTCACGCAGTCAGTCAAGGGACACTCGGGCGTGGCACCGGAagatgtggaggaggaagagcttCGGGAAGAGGCTGCCATGCTTGTCGACCCCTCCCTCGCGAAGCgtgacgacgaggaggacggaTCCACCATGATTGTGTGGGACTCGGCGACCGCGCTGCCGTTGAAGGTGATCGCAACAGGCAAGTATGGCGGTGTCCTGAGCGTCTCCATGTCGCCGGATGGCCAATACCTCGCCACTCTCAACCGCAGAGACCCGCAGGAGATCATGATCTGGGCCTGGACGCAAACGAACTCAGCGGCGGGGGGTGCGGCGCCTGGCAGTGTCAACCTTCTCGCAGATGTTGGCGTGGCCCCCGTCTTtgtgcgccgcatcgctgcgCGTGATGAGCAGACGTTCATTTCCTTCTCGCAGGACCACCCAGAGCTGCTGTGTACGAACGGGCTGCGCCGAGTCATCTTCTGGTcttggagggagggggtactCAAGTACTACTCGCCGCCTATccttcagcgccgcctcAGGGCCTCGGTCGGAAACTTCACGCAAACGGTGTACCTGCCTGGCACGATGATGGCGTGCAGTGGCACCGTCGACGGCGATGTCGTCCTCTGGTCCTTGCAGCCGCAGGACCGCGTCATCAAGGAGCAGGACAAGTCGCTACTGAAGATGGTGCGGGTCCACAACGGCGGCGTGACCTTCATCACAACAGTGCAAGGGTACATCGTCACTGGCGGGATGGATGGCATCGTCAAGTTCCTAGATGCAAAGTTGCGGTTGGTAGCGTGGTTTGACGACCTCAACGGCGGCCCCATCGTCTCCATCAGCCTCGACTGTGTGCCGTCGGTGGTAACGGTAGAGGAAGCGCGGACGTTGGCGCAGGAGCAGGTCGATGGTCACCTCCTCACTGAgggcaccgccgcggcaaaCCTGTTTACCGCGCCAGATTTCATGGTGTCGACGGCGCACAGCATGATCATCGATGTGTCGGCGAAGGCATTCCACACCCCCGGCGACGCCGCACACGCTGGCTCCAAGCCAGCGGCTCGCGGACGGCTCATTGTGCAGGGTCAAGACCGTGCTGTCCAGTGCCTCGCGGCGCACCCGCACCTGCCGCGGCTGGCGATCGGTGGGTACAGTGGCAATCTGCATCTCTGGGACTACTGCGAGAAGcgagtggtgctgctgagcctcTTCCGCAACCTACTGATCCGCTGCATGACCTTCGACCCGTTGGGCAAGTGGCTCGTCGTCGGCTTCACTAACGGGGTCATAAAAGTGCTGGACGCAGAGAcactcgaggaggagcagacaATTCGACCCATAACCAACACCACCGCAGTCGGCACGGCAACTGGCGGCGACGCAACAGCAACCGGAGCAGCAGTAGATACGACTCCGTCCTCCTCTCAGGGCAAGGGCAAGCAGAGTATCgccgcacaacagcagcagtcaaCAGTGCGCAAGGCAGCCGCCAGCGTAGAAGAGATCTGCTTCTCCCCTGACAGCCTCCTCATGGCCACCGCCAACAATGACGGCTCCGTCGGCTTGTACGAGTATGTGAACACGCATGCGACTACCAAGAAGGCGGAGTGGCAGCTGGTGGGCCACCACAAGACGCACAACGCACCCATCTGCGGCCTCCACTTTGGTGCCCACACGACTGGCTTAGAGGGAGCGCTGCGACTCCTCTCCGTCGGCGGCGACAAGCGGCTCATTGAGTACGAGCTCGTCGACTCCAGCCCCGAAACAGGGCTTCTCCTACGTACAGCACACAAGATATCGCAGGAGTCGACGCCGACGGGCTTCGCCTGGCTGCCAGGCGGGTGCTCGCTGCTGGACACAGCAAGCCAGCCGCGCGGCTTCTTTGAGAGCtacgacgacggcgatgacgacggAGCAGAGGACGGTAGCGTGACACACGAACGGGGGGGCAGAGACAAGCCTGACAGAGCAGAAGCCGAagcaggaggcggtggtagcggcaAGGATATGCTGGACATGCTGCTGATCGCCACCCGCGAGTATAAGTTTCAGGTGTACCTCAGCAACTGGAGCCGGCAGTGCGTCAAGACAGTCTTGGCGCCAACGTTTGGCGGCCCGGTGACGCGGATGGCTGTTGTGCCGGTAGCGAAGCAGTCCGCCGTCCCTGCCTCGTCATTCTCCTCGTCCCCGCCGCCGTCTCACTGCCTGGTGTACGCAACCAAGGAGAAGGTGATTGGGCTCACCCAGCTCCCCCTCCGCGGAGACCCGTGCGGCTCTATCGGCATCCTCGCCCACCCTGGCAGCATCACCAGCATGGTCACCTCACACGACGGTGCCGTCGTCTTTACGGCGGGCGGGCCGGACCAGGCTGTCATGCAgtggcgcgtgcgcggcgACTGCATCATGTCACCATCGGAGTGGACGACTGTCGTGCAGTGCCGGGAGAAGGGTGGTGTGCCACTGCCCCATCTCGTCGGCGCGGTTGAGGGTGGTGCTGAGGGTGAGCTGATGAATGAGGTGGTAGACTACTTCTACTATGCCCAGATCCGCGCGCAGGGCGAGGAAACGACAGCGAAGCGCGTGCTGCTTGGGGCGATTCCGTTTTCCCAGATGCCGAACCTCCTGCGCTCGCTCTGCTACTACCCGTCCGAGCAGGAGATCGGGCACCTGACCTACGAGGTGGCGAACATGTACGGCCCACGAGACGAACCGCTCGCCGAGGTGGACGTGGACGCCATTCTCCTTGACTTCTCGCAGTTCATGCGGTTCTATATTAATTACCGCCCTGTGTTCGGCATCACAAGGCAAGATATCGAGGCAGCCTTCCGCGCACTCGGCGCGGATAGCGTGACGGGGGAAATCAACCGCGACCGCCTCTTTCATCTTCTTGCCACCGAGGGGGAGCCACTCAAGCCAAACGAAGTCGCCGCGGCTCTGACGTCGCTGCTCGGCGACGGTATCCGACTCGAAATGCTCGAGGATGCCATTACAGCACGCGCCTTTGCGGAGAACCTGCTGGGCTTCGAGGATTATGACAATGAGCTTGGACCAGACAGCAATGGGCAGCGTGGCAACGGCGTGGACGGCGAAGATGACTACGATagcggcagcgacatctGTGCCGCTGGTGACGAGGTGGACATCAAAGCATCCGCATAG